One Aegilops tauschii subsp. strangulata cultivar AL8/78 chromosome 2, Aet v6.0, whole genome shotgun sequence genomic window, ctttcattcacgttggaatgtttacatctcttaactcatccttaccaccgggtcatctgatgttgttaaacaggttccagaagcgccaacttgaaccagagcgtggtcaccaagttaaaggccgtgtacaccctggtggaacagctctacaccgggtcacagcgggctttagctgtggtggccctgtcgaatgaagtgccaactcatctggccgaagtcctgcgccggctcgcagttctgccgcagcggatccaggagctacgacgagcatccgcgagatccggagcaatcgccgcactgagccgggccaaagccttcttgccggagctagacccggcagacatcgccctgggttatcccagcctgaaagaagacggctcagcgttcgaccagaaggacttcgcggcttgtgtgaaggctgtgcgcccggtggccaccatcatcgggaacgataccgatttaaccaagtatcagccgggatacaacgcggagaatcagaggattccaacccctcgctatgaagccatcaatctgattcctccggctcgccagcacaccttcgccccggagattaacccggacgggttaattgacgaagaagctcagttcgaagctctcagtggcatcaactggaagtcgtcgaccttcgaagccttgggatcagccggagcagaagatgaaccgaggacttcgactcagcaggcgtcataaaccggctagcagctcaccaaacaacgctccaaccttgaaactttgaaagatttttgtaatagaataggtgcaacaatttatctctgccgtgccctcgtgcacgtaatgaatgctgaaatcctttgaagtcattctttttgatgctcctccgggttATAATTATCCTTCGTACTTCTCAACCTTTCTTAAAAAAGtacctttaagtatctgcataagAAGGCCAATCACACGTcacaaggcggcttaccgccctgagaatcaggtgtctgAGATGGGTAACCCGGAAATTCAAACCAAAAAGACTGGTCTTTAACTATATTCTGAACACAGCCGTGATAACACACTCAACAGcttgtaagcatacttccgggttaaataacccgggtagcacggttaaTATTTGAACTCGAAtttacttgtcttgatgacatccatgatgctcaactaacaagataaaccaaaattaagccggcaagtgaagcccggcagtacatactttgacataatcagagtaaacttgtggtaAAATGTAAAAATTTAAGgacttccggttcgaatacgaccagaacctcggtccaaaggggttaagctaagattcggatacgatcatatagcccctagtgggttcggcgatgccaatcaagagggtatcgacaactatgttctcttgggttcgaatacgacccatgtttgaacaggaagcccccaagtgattctgaaaattgtttaacgacgctgattcgaatacgatccgcgtcggttctcagaggggttacactatgattcaaatatgaccaaaggcaacctcccaatgagctcggcactttgccgatcaaatgggtatcgacagctatgttctctttggttcgaatacgacccatgtgtgaataggaagcccccaagtgactctattgcttacagctagattcgaagaCGATCATAATCCGGATCTTCTgtaagtcagcatgtaaaaaacaaCACCCATATTTGGGAGAGAGCAAAGGACAGATGTCCTGCTTTATtactttatcataatatatacatggctgagataaatatgtacatcacaagagccggtagctcaagtgtagtaaggccgaagctgagctatgttccacggccgacgggtctcctcctcagatttacgcgagtccttatgctcccggatatcaatgaggtaatatgacccgttgtgcaagttcttactgaccacaaaaggcccttcccaaggcggggataacttgtgtgcatctgtttgatcctggatgaatcggagcaccaggtcgccttcttggaagacccgggatttgacccggcggctatgataacggcgcaggtcctgttggtaaatcgctgaacgggcggctgccacatcacgctgttcgtccaacaagtccagagcatcttggcgcgcctgttcattatccgtctcaacataagccgccacacgaggtgaatcatgacggatgtcgctggggagaactgcttctgctccataaaccatgaagaaaggcgtgaaacctgtagacctgttaggagtagtgttgatgctccacaagacggagggcaactcctccacccaacaacccggcgtccgttgcaaagggaccgagagccggggtttgatgcccttcagaatctcctggttagctctctcagcttgaccattggattgggggtgtgccactgaagaaacatcaagccggatatgctctctgtgacaaaactcctccatagcgcctttggacagattagcgccattgtctgttatgatgctgtgtggaaagccgaagcggaagatcacctttttcataaactgaaccgccgtggctgcatcacacttgctaactggctcagcttccacccacttcgtgaatttgtccactgccaccaagaggtgggtcttcttatccttggaccgtttaaaaggcccgaccatatcaagcccccagaccgcaaagggccaagtgatcgggatcatcctcaattcctgagacggcacatgagcccgtcgtgagaacctttggcagccgtcgcatttactgaccaagtcctctgcatcagcgtgagccgtcagccaataaaaaccatgacggaaagccttggccacaagagatttcgaaccggcatgatggccacagtCCCCTTCATGGAtttcgcgcaagatctcttgaccttcctcaggggagatacaacgctggaatgcccctgaaatactgcgatgatgcaactcgccatcgataacaatcattgacttagcccgccgggttatttgcctggccagaatttcatcctcaggcaactctccccgggttatataagccaggtatggtattgtccagtctggtatgatatgcagagccgccaccagtcgtgcctccgggtcagggatagccaagtcctcctctgtaggcaacttaaccgaagggttatataggacatccaggaaagtgttaggcggcaccggctttcgctgagagcctagccggcttaacgcGTCAGCCGCCTCGTTCCGCCTGCGATCGatatgctccacttggtatccctggaagtgcccggcaatggcatcaacctcgcggcgataagacgccattagaggatccttagaatcccaggtgccagatacttgttgagccaccaagtccgagtcaccaaaacacctcacccggcttaagctcatttccttagccacccgaagaccgtggagcaaagcctcgtattccgccgcattattagtgcaaggaaacatcaaccgtagcacataatggaacttttcacctttaggggaagccaagacaacaccagcccccgagccctccagctgcctggacccatcaaagtgaatagtccaataagtgttatccggcttttgctcgggtacttgtgactctgtccaatcattgatgaaatccaccaaggcctgagacttgacagcagtgcgtggcacatatttaaggtcatgaggtccaagctctatagcccacttagcaattctccctgtagcctctctgttttggataatatcaccaagaggggcggaactgaccacagtaatgggatgaccctgaaaataatgcttaagcttccggctcgccataaacaccccatacacgagcttctgccaatgtggatacctctgcttggactcaatgagcacctcactgatataataaaccggccgctgaaccggatgctcctttcccgcctccttgcgctccaccacaatagccacgctgacggctcgtgcgtttgccgccacgtacagcagcaagggctccttatcaaccggagcagcaaggacagggggctctgccagttgctttttcaaatcctcaaaagcggtattagctgcatcattccagatgaagttgtcagttttcttcatcaactgatataagggcatagccttctcacccaaccgacttataaaccggcttaaagcagcgatgcgacccgccaaacgctgaacgtcatttatgcacgccggcttaacCAAGGAAGTGacggccttgatcttctccgggttagcctcaatgcctctgtcagaaaccaagaaacccaatagcttgcccgcaggaacaccaaaaacacatttggccgggttaagcatcatcttgtagacccggagattatcgaaggtttcccttaagtcatctatcagggtttcctccttgatggacttaaccacaatatcgtccacgtacgcgtgaacattgcgcccgatctgtttatggagacaattctgtacacaacgctggtaagtcgcctgcgcacacttgagcccaaagggcatagagacatagcagagggctccaaagggagtgatgaacgccgtcttctcctggtccttaactgccatcttaatctgatgatacccggaataagcatccaagaaacttaagcgtgcacaacctgccgtagcatcaatgatttgatcgatacgggggagagcaaaaggatcagccgggcacgccttgttcaagtccgtgtagtccacacacatccgccaggtgccattctttttaagtacaagcaccgggttagccaaccactctgggtgaaaaacctcaacaatgaacccggccgccaaaagccagGCCACTTCTTCACaaatagccttccgcctctcttcattgaaccgtcgaaggaactgtctgaccggcttaaattttggatcaacattgagagtgtgctcagcgagttctctaggtacacctggcatgtcagaaggtttccatgcaaagatgtccctattctcacggatgaactcgatgagcgcgccttcctatttcgggtccagatttgcactgatgctgaactgctgagacgagtcacctggaacaaaatcaacaagtttagtctcatcagctgatttaaacttcattgctggttcattcttcgtggttggctttttcagagaggtcatatctgttgggtcaacattgtctttataaaatttcaactcttctgtggcacaaacagactctgcataagccgcgtcaccttcctcacactccagagccactttccggctgccgtgaaccgtaatggtcccgttgtgacccggcatcttgagttgtaagtacacataacacggccgtgccaggaacttggcgtaagccggccgcccgaatatagcatggtatggacttcttatcttgaccacctcaaaggtcaacttttccaccctgtagttgttctcatcaccgaaggccacttccagttcgatcttgccgactggataagccgatttaccaggtaccacaccatggaagatagtatttgactggctgaggttcttatcaactagccccatacgacggaaagtctcataatataggatgttgatgctgctgcctccatccatgagtacctttgtgaacttatagcctcccacttgaggagccactactaaggccaggtggcccgggttatccacccggggagggtgatcctccctactccacactatgggctgctccgaccaccgcaagtagcgtggaaccgccggctcaacagcattgacagccctcttgtgaagcttctcgtctcgtttgcacaaactagtggtgaacacgtgatactgtccaccgctaagttgcttcgggttggtctgatagcccccctgttgctgttgatgaccctgaccagactgttgattgaagCCCCCTTGATCGTTCTGgggaccggaatttgacccgccgcccgggccaggaaagccgccagcgccggagccgcctgcgcctgggccgcctgcgcctgggccgttgtagtttttaaaggccttcatgatagcacaatccttccacagatgagtcgctggcttctctctagagccgtgtctcggacaaggttcattcaacagctgctccagagaaggtcctgacccgccgcctcggggagggggcctccccttgcgtcgctggttgttgccttgggtgttggctatgaactccaggctgccatcggccttgcgcttgcctcctccttgattccccgggttaaactgagggcccttgccattgccgttcttctttcccttccctgtcctttcatcatctgaagggggatccttggtaccatcggaatccgcgtatttgacaagagccgccattagtgtacccatatccgtgcagtcacgtttaagccgcccaagcttcatctttaggggcacaaaacgacagttctgttctaacatcaagactgcagagccggcgtccatcttatctgatgaatgtatgatctccttgacccggcgaacccaatgggtcgtggactcaccctcctgctgcttacagttagtcaaatccacaatcgacatacactgcctacaggtatccttgaagttttgaatgaaccgggccttcagctcagtccaagacccaatggagttcggtggcagcccttttaaccacgtgcgggcagttccatctaacatcatggtgaaatacttggccatggccgcctcgctgacctctagcagttccatagccatctcataactttcaatccaggccgcaggctgtaagtcagctgtataattaggcaccttcctagggcccttgaaatccttaggtagacgttcattacggatggccggcaccaaacaagggacacccccggtcctggtagaaatacccacatcaatggacgccgttggataagccgggggggtctgataagccgccaattgcggcacctgctcctcctcttgccgtgcttggtctgcggcgtagaaggttccaacatgagccgggccatggccagggggcggctcatggcgtcggacattacttgagccggtcgccgagaccatgtgccggctgtaactcgggctctggcctgggcgaAGAGTTGAGTGGATCcggtcccggctgtaggagtatgcctcttgctgtgctagagccgtctgcaggagttctctgacccggcgggtctcaatagccgtcggagagtcgccatcgacgggcagagccgccagccgtgccgctgcggcgatcatgttctccagcgggttattataatggcccGGGGGTATTGGTACATACTGAGGTGGGGCGGGGGGCCCCTGGGGAGGTCCCATCACTCGTGGTTGAacaaggggtccagacccgggtgttacgacccctggcgggtgactggaccctgcacctggcgtgttgaagaggttgcgcggagcgtagaccggcgggagtcgagattgagccttttgatgcctccttctcatgacctcattggccgcgttctgatccatcgtgagttggaaggactgcgcctgaatcagctgagtctgggcatcgagagccgcccgttccgcagccagcctgattccttctgctgcaagatcctctttggCTCTTATCAAATCTAGtttcaactgtgccacctccgcatcatgctgggcttgatccgccgggtcaaccgtggcggttaacagggccgtcatcttgtccgtgagatccatcagcacctgagccggagaaggcaccgggtttcccaatccagcagcggggttctgaacgggctgtgcaccagccataaaaactccaacctgactcggcggctcaaagaggtccggaatactgttgccatcggaataactcatgagcctgccatcttgaagttggtacaacgagtttgactcatccgtggccgactcgccgtcagagccggcggccgcctcatccccagtCCCAGATGGATCCGTgggccctccgtggatgcatcctacaaaagcgcgctttaaggcaggccgggcctgggcgggtcgcgcgccctgagccgtttcgatgaggtcggcgcggatgtccggctcggggcccggttctccaatcttgccgatgaagacatgaattccaccgaaggggacccggtacccgtactccgctgagccggcgtcggggccccagtccgcattgtcgacgtagagcttgccgcgacgactcttggtcatccggcccacagcgtatcccttgagcccttcgaagctgcccttcaagaactcaaatccgccgtgcgctggccccacggtgggcgccaactgtcgtggaattgtcacggcagatgtcctcgagctaggacttagtcgtggagccatcgcagctaggaaacttgaaggggttatgcgggacaaggaacacgagggtttatactggttcggccccttaccgtgaagttaaagcctacatccagttcgaggtgttattgattagggttacaatctccagggagctaaacagctatgcccggctctcggagagattgtcgtcgtcccaaaccgctgccgggtcgtccctttatatagggaggctgacgcccagcagcccttagagtcccggccggctcataagagtgtccggctcgggctctaaaacaatacttgccttacactacaagtctactataacaatgattgtaactacgggctttaagccatatccgggtctcagcccatctctagcccattatcctgaaacttagctccgggcttctggtaatgatccttggagtaacccggccctcctggcgggtgacccccaggtctatatcctcaacacccgCCGATGTGGCCTTGAGCCACCCCGCGCCCGCGCAGGCTCTGCTCTGGGGCCGCTTCTTCTGCCCCGTGGCCGCCTCTGGAGCGACCATCTCCGGCCCTGCGGGCTCTAGCCGCTCTCTCCGCCGGAGCAGGAGCCCTGCTTCCCATGTGCTTGCTCTGGCTGGAAAGAAGGAAACGAAGGAAAAGTCAGGGGCGGTTTAAAAAAAGGGGGTTAGCATGACCCGGAGGATCTCTCCCGAGCCGCTCGGTGCCCGGTTTAAACCACCGCATCTGTCGTCGTTGCTGCAGCTTTACGGCTGAAGGTTTTCGACAATAagatcaggtgatatccatctaagtcTATTTTGTCATATATTTTTtcatcaaagaacaattactctggCCTGTAATATTTTTACGCAGGGCGACTATTAAAAGAAAAAGGGGTGGTGTTATACCGCGGATGCACGTTCGGCTGTGTCGCGCGGCTTCACGGACAAGCGTGTCGCGGTCCGGTTTACATCAACgcgccggccgactcgcccgtccgcaccgccttacaacgccgcggacgacttgcccgtccgccctcgcggtccggtttacatcaacgcgccggccgactcgcccgtccgcaccgccttacaatgcggaggacaacttgctcgtccgcaccggctcaCAAACACCGTGGCCGGTTTatctgtctgctcccgcggccgatTCACCCGTGAAGGATTCCGGTTTCACCTATTGATCATCAACTTCATGGCGGGTTATTTTCGGCCTAAACACATCAGTGATATTATACTGCGGAGATGGAGGCACGCCTACATCCTTTGGCACAGGTGGTCCTCGTTATTCAACGGACCCTCGCGCCGGCTTAccacgccgtggccgtctctcgcgaccacgcCGGCTTACAATAAGGAGGACAACTCACCCatccgcaccggtttacaatgTCACGGCTgactcatctgtctgtgccgcctctgatgtTACGGTCGTCCTTATCGTCCGTCTCTCACGGCctgatctacatcaacacaccaggCCGCACTTGTCTGGATGAGTTGTTTATTGATtatgagcaagtcactacttgggaagcccggttttcttccaacaaactggaggcacattatcatatattatcagccgtcgtctgcactggatggttcaatgaGCGGGCGCACGAGTCGCCGcaactacagtttggttaacttcgaACAACCAGTTGGAAGGAGCCATTGGCCGAGTTGTTGACACGACTCATATGGGATCATTTATAACACGCCGCAGTTGCTTCAACCTTCTGTGGGTTCACATCGTGTTATCAATACCGATGATAtgcaagttatgccggtttatattaaggttaaatatggagaatctcaagccgactcctcgagtcatcttgagactcgggggctacagtgacatgactcgggaaccccgggtcgttggagggaatgataacccggttccggaggttgctaccatattgatgaaactttaaaggccgtcagaaaattaccggttcaaataaagattccggtttaaaatccggttcaagagattctttctcccgcaaagttttgaagctctcaatccggttcaaacgtccggctcaaggtaaatttgtatctcataaagctttgaagctcttaatatccggtttacaaattttcggttcaaaaagaggttatctctcgcaaagttcgagttctcaggaaaaactaaagggaccaaagagagtctgttacaaagcacaactcaaatataggtaccctgctttaatgaccattggggctgatcgtatttgaatttagcttaacccttttggtgtgaccctgatcgtattcgaatcagagtcgttaaatattctcatgatcactagcgggcttcctgttcaaacataggtcgtattcgaaccaaagagaacatagctgtcggtacccttttgattggcacactgccgagctcactagggggcttcttgatcgtattcgaatcatagctcaaccccttttgggaactgacgtggatcgtatttgaatcagcgtCGTCAAAGaattctcaaggtcatttgggggcttcctgttcaaacataggtcgtattcgaaccaaagagaacatagctgtcggtaccctcttgatcgacaacgccaaagccactaggggctatatgatcgtattcgaatcttagcttaacccctttgggacggttttctgatcgtattcgaatcagaagcctcaaaatttttgaagtctttttttgcaaacaatttttggattttatttgaagctctttttcatatctaaagtgtatatgagtggttgctatttaacccggcttgattttcgatgataaatcgccagcttatgacaatcatcatatatgtggaagcattggcttctaaggattgggttatcacccttacttcacaggtcacataaactagcagtgaaaattcaatatcacaggtataatattattatagttatgtttcaaagttatgattcataacaggcttatctgtgactccttgttacacatcaatggttatatgtgagatattatgacccgccctgcgataaaccgccaagggatcttgtgatctaattatgtgcaggataagactacatttgggtggttacccgccctggtttctgacgttaagtcgccagggcatatgttgtttaaactctgcaggatttacagagctatgacttacataaatgattaaattcaagcccatcatcatacattgaaattggtgtctcaaaagggttatcaattcttgactttctcaaaggctataagccgccgggttgtacaaattccggcttacaatggaggcgtattaaatcgccatcggccaagagccgccgggtatataaactccggattgacttatcagcagatgaggtattcaaagtcgctttggcgcaatggctattattttatcaatggatatgatttattttacaatggaaagaatagtcccgagtTGCTGCCGGCTTACGAcccggtacttgggggctacattatttgaattgagatcacatcaaatatgcaagtcccatgtcactgccagcatgtaccatggcacttgggggctaatgcaaagtcattctttttggctcaacttattgaagacccgactcatcacattctaaatgagccggcccttaggggctaccaattgctcctgtcgaaaattcgaggtacacaagccttaatccaatatattgaaagatccactattcagttggtagagtacaaagctcttaaccttgtggacgagggttcaagccccatggtggagattacattatatactgttattatcaatgatcatatttacaaagtccctgctcattattgcataatgacccggcccttgggggctacgctggttgaagtttatatgagcataaggcaattacaagtcccaggttgctgcaagcatgacaacccggcacttgggggctacataatatggagtattcagtttttactagtgactgagatgaacaatatggatttcttcaaagtggcagcatttatattgaagcaagtcttaagccatcactttgttctactcaagacttgggggctacaggtattatattattatcgaagaaatattttcaaattctttgttttgagcaaaccagattgacccggtgtcaccaatcattatgaccctgtgtctacaacccggcgtcatcaataatcatgaaccggcgttggcaacaatcatgacccgaaattatcagcttttataacccgacaatggtggtaatcataaaccggcaagttttacatctttaagccggctggatATCAGTTGAGTTTTTCAGAGactaatatttttgtcaagtcagagcattgaaggccaaTTCAAACTGACTCTTTATTTACAAGAACCAACATCAGCAAATgggttatgaagctggcctattgactcggattttccaggagaaaatgtcaaggacttaaggatgatcaggtgccggcttacaggaatatttaacccggagcacaacctgtcaaatttgttcttgtgtttgttttacaggatcagtttaacatgggtaaatccaaattaaactgggggctaatgtcggggatataccccgcggtatgacccggccgggagtatgccccggccggacttggcgcttcattGTAACCCGACGGAGGATTGGCGACTCATGAGCCTGGCGATTTAATGATGGCCCTGACGGCGGGTCAGACAGATGACAAGGGTCCAAGGCCCAGCAGACCGGCTCATGTTattatgggccggcttaagacggaaggaatatttcctttacgaggaagcaagacccggacttgtattcaacttgtaagaaaagatagactagtcctagtcctattaggactccacatataacccgcccctctaacttatataaggaggggcagggctccccaaagacagacaagcaacaagaaataatctctagggctaaacaccgagagccggaccggcgactctcccgtgatcataatgagacctagccccaaacagcacgtagggttgttaccggatgatgtttcccggggcctgaacctgtctaaacc contains:
- the LOC141041991 gene encoding uncharacterized protein encodes the protein MDTAPEAPAPTTKTTTETLDNPEASGSAPPANDPDVVITRTEFVEPGRPTALAKCSARGELLQPHRVNLDLSSYTDLSIGELVSGYISQVHKSRDAEIAMVNQIQHKSEAVGKKLESDLADLKSRLKAQEMETRKANAKFVSSIAAQEKLKTEFDAERKAWAEEKTALVTRAEQAEKALTENTAELSGLKRQVSQMVAAIFGSRSANLNQSVVTKLKAVYTLVEQLYTGSQRALAVVALSNEVPTHLAEVLRRLAVLPQRIQELRRASARSGAIAALSRAKAFLPELDPADIALGYPSLKEDGSAFDQKDFAACVKAVRPVATIIGNDTDLTKYQPGYNAENQRIPTPRYEAINLIPPARQHTFAPEINPDGLIDEEAQFEALSGINWKSSTFEALGSAGAEDEPRTSTQQAS